GAAAGCAGTGGAATCCAATGAAACCTTGTGTCTCACAGACTCTTTCAAAGATCTAAGAAAGGACCATGTTACAAGAGGGCATGATGAAGATCAAACTGAGGCAGTCAAAGAAATAATAGTGGCACAGTGTGACATGGTTTCTTGCATGGAAACTCACAAGGAATTAATAACCGAACCAACAAAGGATGAACAAGATGAAGAACAATCCTTGGAAACgtataaaacaggaaaagtggaATGTATAACAACTCCTCCAGAGGCTCCTGTCAGTACATCTGACCGTACTAACACCTCCAACAGAACAGAGAGAACTGGTGTTCTTGACGAAAAGTGTACTGACAGTGTAGATAATGCTGTAATGGTTTCTAATAGTGATTCAGAAAGTATTGATCTTGCAGAAAATACAGCTTCATCAGTTGATGGGATTATACCTGAATCCACAGCTAATGAACAAGAATACAGCCCCGAAAATAAGGGTAAGGAAACCCCTGGAGCTGAATCACATGGTCCAGGCAACAGTGATGTTGCTGCTGACCTATCAGAATCCACAAATGATCCTGAGAGACAACACTTCCCACCAGTCTTGCCACCAAATGCTGATGACTTAACTGACCATCTGGAAGTTGGGCCTCTTTCTGAGCCACTATCAGATCCAAAAACACTTAGTGATGATACTCCCATCTTGGTTCTTGACAAAGATCCTGAGGAGGCAACTGAGACCATTAAAAATGAAGAGCAGTATGGAATAGAGAGTGAACAAGAAGACTTTTCTTCCACTGTCGATTCTGTGAGTCATAATAGTGATAATTCAGAGCTCAAACCAGATGAGACACAGAAGGAGGAGCTGAACAGAGACTTGAGGGAACCTGAAGATGCTGCAGTGTCAGACAGTTCCTTTCATGATGAGAAAGGTGTCAGTTGTGATAGTGCGTCATTAACTAAGAACCCTGATGCATTTGACACCGAAAAGTGTCTGTTGAAGACTGAAGGTCAGAATGAAAATGCAGTTGCTGTAGACAGCCAGATATTGGATGGTAAGGAACAGGCAGCTGATAACCCTGATGCATTTGACACTGAAAACAGTCTGTTGCAGACTGAAGGTCAGGATGTAAGTGTAGATGCTGGAGACAGCCAGATATTAGAGGGTGAGGAACAGGGAGCTGAGAACCCTGATGTATTTGACACTGAGAAAAGTCTGTTGCAGACTGAAGGTCAGGATGTAAGTGTAGATGCTGGAGACAGCCAGATATTAGAGGGTGAAGAACAGGGAGCTAAGAACCCTGATGTATTTGACACTGAGAAAAGTCTGTTGCAGACTGAAGGTCAGGATGTAAGTGTAGATGCTGGAGACAGCCAGATATTAGAGGGTGAAGAACAGGGAGCTGATAACCCTGATGTATTTGACACTGAGAAAAGTCTGTCGCAGACTGAAGGTCAGAATGAAAATGCAGTTGCTGTAGACAGCCAGATATTGGATGGTAAGGAACAGGCAGCTGATAACCCTGATGCATTTGACACTGAAAATAGTCTGTTGAAGATTGAAAGTCAGGATGTAAGTGTAGATGCTGGAGACGGCCAGATATTAGAGGGTGAAGAACAGGAAGCTGATAACCCTGATGTATTTGACACTGAGAAAAGTCTGTTGCAGACTGAAGGTCAGAATGAAAATGCAGTTGCTGTAGACAGCCAGATATTGGATGGTAAGGAACAGGCAGCTGATAACCCTGATGCATTTGACACTGAAAAGAGTCTGTTGAAGATTGAAGGTCAGGATGTAAGTGTAGATGCTGGAGACAGCCAGATATTAGAGGGTGAAGAACAGGCAGCTGATAACCCTGATGCATTTGACACTGAAAAGAGTCTGTTGAAGATTGAAGGTCAGGATGTAAGTGTAGATGCTGGAGACAGCCAGATATTAGAGGGTGAAGAACAGGGAGCTAAGAACCCTGATGTATTTGACACTGAGAAAAGTCTGTTGCAGACTGAAGGTCAGGATGTAAGTGTAGATGCTGGAGAGAGTCAGATATTAGAGGGTGAAGAACAGGTAGCTAAGAATCCTGACACATTTGACACTGAAAAGAGTCTGTTGGAGGCTGAAGGGCAGAATGTAAGTGTGGAAGCTGGCGACAACCAGATATTAGAGGGTGAGGAACAGGGAGCTGAGAACCCTGCCGCATTTGACAATGAAAAGAGTCCGTTGAAGACTGAGGGTCAGGATGAAAAAAATGGCCAGGTATCAGAGGGTGACGAAAAGGCAGATGAATCAAATTCTGTTTCTGCTGTGGAAACAGATGAGATCAATAGCACTGATGTGTTGAGTACACCTGACACTCCGGAAGaagctgcagagcttggttccTGTTTGGAGCAAAACCCCAGCACTGGAGACAAAGGTGTTGCAGAAGATCCTAATTATAAAATGGGTCCAAACGATCAGGAAAGTGAGACAGGTCTTTGTCCTGTGACTGAGCAACTGCATGAATTCAGCAAAGATGAATGCAAGGATGACTCATCTCAACCGATCCAGCAGGGCAAcgaggatgaagatgaggaagGGCAATCTTTTGATTTCGATGACATCGATATTGAGGCAGCTGTAGAAAAAAGTATCTCTGAAAACCAAGAAGAGGACATGGTTGAGGAGGGAGTCGAAGCAATGTCAGATGGAAGCAGTAATGGTTGTCCAGAGCTGTGTCAaagcaaaagtaaaacaaatgaaagtacAAAAAGTGAAGAAACTGGAGGCAATAATGAGAAGTCTAAGGTAGATGAGTGTAACCAGGTATATTCACTAAATACAGAGTCTGATACAACTCCTCAGGACACCCAGAACTCTTTGACTCATGAGGGAGCCACTTCAGATGGGGACAGGCACATGATTAAAGAagaaactgttttaaatgttggaaAGTTGGATATTGTTGAGAACATTAACCAGGCAACATCTTTACCAGTAGAGGAAGGGGTAGATGCAATTAAGCATGAAATGCAGGGTGATGATGTGGTTTTACCAAAGAGTGCAGACCAAGTGGTCAGTAAGAAAGATCCACAGCATTCTGGAAAAGACATGAAGAAGAATAGCAAGAAAGGCAAAGGCAAAAGCAAAGAGGACTGTAAGATGTCCTAGTTAAGAAATTGTATATACTAATGGTATAGATCATTATGATGCTCCTTTACTAGTCTTTGCATtgctggtaaaaaaataaatatctaaaaatCAATCATTCCCAAGTGATAATTGGTGTaagtttgtgtatttaaaaaaaatctaattgaaAATTCAAGttgtatgtggaaaaaaaaaaaaaatagtgaaatGATAGAGATGTAAATGGCAAAGCTATGGTAGATTCTAAAAGTGGACATTCCTGTAATATGTGCTGAATATtgatacacatttaaaatactgCTTGTGTTGTATCGTGGATGAAACTGCAATAGTTTCACAGACCATTTGTTCTGCTTCATGTAATCCTTATCTCCTCAATGTATCTATCACACAGGTGTACAATCCAATCATATTAGCTGAATGAAAGGAGCTATATGTTACCTAATGTTTGCATTAACTGCAGATAAAGTGACAGCTCAGGTTGTTGTAATTGTGATTGTATTACATAGTGACTGTGGTCTGTGCACCCCCTGCACGCCAGGAGAAACAGATTTTAGGCACTTATCAATACCTTATAAAATCCTCACCATCATAAATGAAGATTATGTTTAATGCCTAATTTAGTGATTAAACTGATACTTTGTGCCACTTTGTAAACCGCTTTtcactcacaccaaagtccataaagaagaCCAGCTGAGGGGGCGTGGCTGCCTGTCTCACACAGGTTCTGGACCCAGAGGGTGCACACAGTGCAGTCATCTGTATGTAATTCTGTCAATATAAATTGCTGCAAGTTCAGCATCAAATGCATTCTGTTTTCAGTGGTGGAATGATTACTTCTGTTtaagttagcatgctaactagCGGGACGATATCTTCCCTCGCTCAGTTACAATCACCATCACCTGCAAGACACTGTGTTCTCTGGCAGAGAAAATTGCATATAGCAGTTTCAGGGTTGTAGCAAACTGGATTTTTCTTGTTCTAGCCGTGATGTAATGAaggttaaaatgaaaatacaatggTAATCACGGcctgttttaattaaataaagtaATTCCTGAAGCTCTGAATTCTAAGGCATGTTGATGTATATTGATTAATGTGTAACACTGCACTCTCACGTACTCTGTGGAAGTTTCACTTTGAAACACTTGGATCCACTGCATTGTCCACCTGTTGTTAAGCTTTGTTTGAGCTGCATGCACTGgaagttgagaaatgttcaactGTCCCAATGGCAGCAGCACTAACAGCAACCAATCAAATCAAGTTATGCAAATATTATTATGTTTCTGCTCAAACAGTATACCGTCCAAAATGAGCTACTGGACATGGCCTTTCTCCCCATTTCCAATGCTTTTGACAGACAGTGTACTCAACAGTGCTGGATATCACATTGCCATTATTTAAGCAGCAATAACATTATTTTACGAATTTGGCCATGACAGACACCTCCAGTACCAGACATCAAAAACCTCCACTGTTAAGCATCAAAGTGATGCATACTTGGGAGTGCTCTGtaataaatgcatgttttcattttgtggcACTTAATGGAGAAGATGAATGTTGTGCCTGAACAatcaaatgcaaataaatatcCTGCTGATACAATTTTGAAATGTCATGTTAATTATATGACtgtctgttttttaatgatACAACACCATGTTTTTCTCTCACCATATTAGAACTTGAATTTCATTTATACTCTAGTGTCAATGTAGTTCCACCAGCTGTGTGCTCCTCAATTGACCCTCCTTTCCACAGTCTGtgcatgctaacatgctaacactcacacaccatcAACCCCCCCATGGATTCCTGCACTGTTGCATGCATCAGCCTTCCACCTTGAcccagcccacacacacacacacccatcccGCCTCCTTGGTTCCTCCCACTCCTGGTATGttgacttatttttttctttttaacgaTGGACTGAAGCAGTTGTGATAATTTGTTGctgaaaacactgatgttttaaTTACCATGAAGCCAAATAATAAGCCTTTTCTGAGACATGAGTTATTTTCTcatatgggttttttttcttatagaGATCCGCCTGAGGAAACTGGTGGATGAGCGGGAGAAAATGATTGAGCAGGTGAGTCAGTGACAGAGATGTGGTTGTTATTTACTGGTGTCCCCACTGAGTGACATGTTATGTTTCAACAGTGTATGTAGACACTAGTCTAGAATACACTGCAATTACTTATCACACACTTTATGTGTATACATTGTAaggctgattttatttttcctccatttaAATTGGATCAAATGctaaatgtattattcattatttattattttcacaacTTAAACTGCAGGAAATGGTGAAAGATGTTGATATTTCCTcatcaaaaatacaatattctCAAAAGCttaatccacaaaccaaagatattccaTTTTCcaacataaagaaataaactaAACGGAACCTATTTACATTTAGAGGTCCGAGGGTTTATCGGCAGAAATTTAATATAGTGCCCACtgcccataagtatgtttgtattttttatattaactgtatatttgcttcaaaataaaaaactttgGTTTTCTTAGCCTTAGAATATGTCTTTTATGTGTACATTAGGTAAGCACCTTGCTGCAGACCAACCAGCCAGAGTGTTTTCAAATTCTGAAGCAGAAGAGTACTATACATAAAAGATGCATTAACCAACTGAAACTGATTGATCTATTATCATAATGGTTGACATTTAATTAAGTAACTGATAAGTAATTTGATAGTAATTTATTAATTGTTTTGCAGCCCCAGTAGAACCCAATTGcattcatcacatttgtttgtgttttggtcgTCCGTCCATCCGTCCTCATCGACATCTTGATTTGTTGGAATTTGGAACAAACATACTTGATAATAAATGGAATTGGTTTAGGtgccgtttttttttattattattattattattattattgtcaaaaTGATATCTCAGGAACAACAATTTCaaaggttattattattgtgaggTTATGATGCCTCACAAAACATGTATTTTGCCCTCTGGCCATTAAATATCCTTGAAATCAACTTCTATCTTACATTAGTGGTAAACACTGTAGATTGTAAGTGTGGAGGCAAATAACTGCTGTCTGGTGATTGTTGTGGAGTCATTTTATTGGTTCACAATACATATGTGTTAAATATTCCACTTTTTGACAATGATCTTACAGCCCAGCACATCAAAGTATTTAAAAcaccagttttttttatttttggttcttCTGTCACAGTGATAATGACACCAACATGTGACGTGTGTTAGACTGTGCACTGCATCCTGTGACGTGTTCTAACTGTATGAACAGGTGAAGAAACTAAAGGCTCAGCTGGAACAGAAATCCCAGAAGAATGGCTCGGACAGTAACTCAAGCCCAGACGGTGAGATTTTTGAAAATGGCAATGATCCCAACATAATGGAATTACAGAGTAAGTGCATGTTGATCATTCTCAAGAGCAGTCCTGTGTGCTACCTCCTTAAACTCATCAACGTTTTCTTAATCTGTCCAGGAGATTCCAGCAGGCAAATGAGTGATTTGAAGTTCAAGCTTGTGAAGGCTGAACAAGAAGTTACTGCTTTAGAGCAAAATGTAAGCAGAGAAGAATTGTGACAGCGCTGAAAACATAACATTGTTCCcagtctgtttttattcaatgatTTCATTTGTTCCAGGTGACCAGACTGGAGGGTCAGGTGACTCGCTACAAGACGGCATCAGAGAACTCCGAGAAAGTGGAGGATGAGCTGAAAGCAGACAAACGGAAACTGCAACGAGAGGTAGAGCATCATTTCCGTTTACTGCAGAAATAAGTCAAGCCAATTTTCAGCCAAACGGCCAACTCACACATGCCTGATGAAGGTGTCAACTGATATGtctttcattcactttgaatggtaAGCATTGCAGAACTGCAGATATCACAATCACTGCAGCAATTTAGCAACCCTTGCTATATAGTCGGCCATGGCAGACCCAGGTTTGCTAGTCATGCTCAGTTGACCTTAAACAACACATGATCAGTTGTCGCCAAATGTGAAATACTGGATATTTGATCAGAGTCTGTTACCACTTCAGCTacaccagccaatcagagactaGGACAGGGTGATGATAGATGGAACCTGAACAGGAAAACAGTGTTTcatcagagagaagaaaaaacaaaaaaaaacatcacaaatgtgaCGGATAACAGACATATGTGTGTTTCCGAGACGAGACATGCTAGTCTGGGCTCCTCACTCATGTAGTCTGAACAACAATCTTATGCTTTGAAAGTTGCATTGTGTGAACTTGgctttttcaggtttcttttaaataaacgtCGTTTCACTCTCACCATCTCATCCAACAGCTGCGGTCGGCGCTGGACAAGGTCGACGAACTCGAGTCGAACAACAGCCATCTTTCTAAAAGACTGGAGAAGATGAAGTCTAGTCGTGGTATGGCACAGACTCCGTAgcaccaaccccccccccccccccccccacatgtcAAAGCTGGCTGATCACATGGAAACAAAACCTCCTGCACTCTGTCTTTCATCTGCCTGATAGTtgaaaaaaatggacaaaaaaaatttCAAAAAGTTACTTATTGCATTCAAAGAATAGAGAACTCCATCGAGTCATGTGCcatttctttgtctgttttctgtccGATGAGAATATTTCAGATTTGTGCACACACCCAGGAAGTACATGAGGTAGGACAGCAGATGCTTGTGTACCTCACAACATTGGTTGATCCTCtgcactgctttttttttgggatgGTGGGGATAGGGGTGGGGGGTTGGACTAAAGAGACACAATGttgcactgccctctactgCTGTTCATCAACATATTTACTTGCCTTGCTTacgaggagaaggagaagagacaTATCCCAGGGCAGTGGACAGAGACACTGATTTTACTTTCAGGGGCGTGAGTGCTCTGTATGGGTTGTGAATGAAAGAGCAAAACTCAGTGTATTTTCCCTTTCTGACTTTTGCAATCCGAAGccaaactatttttaaaaatgtaaatgttggaTAGTCAGTTCAGGTTTGTATGTTTGAAAACTGAATTGGACAAAAGGACTTGGTTCAGCTCATAAGACGCAATAAAATCATCACAGCTAATAAGTCACCAGCTGTGAGCTGTGCTAGTTCAACAGCAGCCTGACACAGGTTTATGGAATGTTACACAGCTTGACTCAGTGTGGACCTCATCTTCTTATAGTGTGTTCTATTTGCCTCAGAGGTTGTTGTCCTTGGTGTTTTGTGGCAGTTGGCATTTATAATGTTACATTACTGCCTTCGTCGTAACTGAGGATGACGTCACACCTGAGTTAAAGTACGTCCCACCTTCCACAGAGAAAGGCTGATCAGGTTGTTTGGAGGTTCTAGGGGTAGGCGATATGAAGATATTAGATCATTAAGAATTAGAACGCAGTGACGATCTGCCAAAGCAGAGAGATAGTAGCATCGTCTATAGGGCACATTCTATCATTGCTGTTCTATGCTCTTGCACAGACACATCTgggtttttctctcctctgattTATGCCCACTCAAGAGATACAGCGATCGACCAATCATACCGAACTACAGGCGTGAATTTCTCATCCCCCACCCTTGTTTGATACCGGccacatccacacagaaatggaaCCAAATGTAAACCATCTTTTTGGCATCATTTTAGGAAATATCTCGTAATATCATTCTGCTGCACGAGTGAGCTTCATCTAGCTGTATTTACTGCCGGCGGAGAGCTGGTCTGACTGTAGACAGAGAggagcaagaaaaaaacaacaatttaagaACATACACTCAGCTTGATCAGGAAGAGTCTCTGGACTTCTAGCTCTTCCAACAATAATATAACATATCACATTAGTGCCTTCTTTGTTTCATCCTTCATGACACTCAACtgacactccacacacacacacacacacacacacacacacacacacacacacacacacacagagttcctAAAGGCACCGCAGCACTCTCACAACAtttgtaaatgtgtcatttactcattaaattaaaataaaaatagattttgaGTGAATTAAAACAGTCTGAGAATGAGTGTTATAAAGTGCACAGACTGTTTCAAATCTGTTCAGAAATGCtctgttatatatatttttttcttgtcaggCTGTTTTTACATAGGAGAATAGTTTGGTTGCAATTGTTCAGTAACTTGCAAAAccaaaaaataatgtaaaaaaataaaatcatgaaaacagcAAATAGCACAGTACTAGTACTTGGACTATAACGGTATACAAAAGAAAATACCCCTTTGATTCGGGCCATGAGCCAGATGAGTTGATAAATTGGAATTACAACTTCAGGGGGCGCTACAATCAAAGCTTTCAACTCCCTGGGTAATTACGACCTCCGAGTACAACTGGAACACACTATTGTATAGTAACATCTCTGCTGGTTTCTGCTTCACTGGTTGACTCTCATGCACATAACGAGGACTCAAAGCCGTGTTAGACTGAAGACACTGAAGATGCTGCTCCACTgtttacaaacatgtttgtaagGAAACTAAGAAATGTAATCTGTGtgcaataaaatgtcaaaccCTTTAGATGCATGTGGGCAGTTAAGGCCTGGACTCATTCATCTTTGGACACATTGATGACTTGATGTATGGTTTCCACCCCTTTCCCTCCATGTTAATTAGTCTAAATGTTTTCAGCTGTGTTCCCAATCAAGGTCTAACCTGAAATTGAGTTTTGGACCATAGACCACACAGTCCGACACTGTAGATGTTCAGCCCATCAAGAGCCGCACATGTACACTTCAGAATGTAGGATCTGTCGGTCCAAAAGTaacatttttaaagctgcagtaggcaggaacAAGTTTGTCAAGTTTCATCTGCAGATTGttagaaaaaaagcagatttcCTATGCAACAAATAGCCTGAGGAAACACTATGCTGAtgtcaaaatgtttaattatgcaAACTAATTTTGAGTCTAATTTTTTCAGGTAGTTCACTGTAGTAGATGTGGTAGAACATGCCTGCTCTCACACACTGATTGGTCCTGTGGGACAGAAAAACGCTGTGAACTTGATTTGCAATATACTGAATGTTTATTGTCGAATTATGGATCAATAACCCACCCACTgtactaaatataaatataaagaaataggTTTGCATTCTCATGTCTTGTTGCGACTTAACAGCCGTTTAACGTCGCTTGAGAGGAGATGGGTCCTGTTTGTTCGCCGCTGGTACAGAGGAGCACGCTGAGTCTGGGTAAGCAAGTTTCAGGATGTTTAATAAACACAACAGCTACTACAGCGGTTATTTCGAAATGCACACCCAGGTAAGATGTAGTACGTGCACTGTTTGCGTATGTGTATCATAGCTGAACATAAAGCGGTCAACAAAAATTACGGCTACCTGACTCTCCTCTCTCCACCCAGTGCAGGTGATTCAGCCCCTAATTATAACCTGCTACTGTGCCCACATGACCCAAACCCCACATCACCGTGGCAACCATACCAAGCAAATCAAAGCCCAAATAATCCCCCGCAAACAATGTGTGGCTCCTACATGtcttgacatgtttttaatatttgccTGTGGTGTTATTTCAGTCTTTACAATACTgagtaaaataacatttgttgaaaaaaaagttCTATACAGGACAGTTTCCTAAACATAAGGCAAAATGTCActtaataaatatatttttttcctcagtctACATTTCTCTACAGACACTCATCCAGGTTTGGTGAATTGCCTGGTGGGTGACGTACTACCAGAGTCCTCCTGTGTCTTTGTGACCGATGTATCGGCATAAAATGTCCGCTTTTGGATTCGCTGAATCATGCGGCGCCCGTAAAAGTCCTTATAATCAGCAGGGAGTTCGTCCAGAATGTGCAGTGCCCTCTCAAGAACCTGAAGGGCTCGAGTTGCAGCCGCTGGGTCTTTATTGCCATATGGATCCTTTTTGTCATAGCTGTCAGCAGGTAGATGGCGCCAGAACACATTAACACCCACACCAAACAGCAGCGCCGTGGTATTATGAAACCACAAGGCTGAGGGAAACAGGCAAAATGGATTAAGTGAGGTCTTACATTTATGATTTGTTAGGTGACCTTGGTTTGAGGTGCATGAAAAGAAATGCAGCATTTAGATGACTAAGTGATTGCCGAAGAGCTCGGTGAATGACAACTCTCCTTACCAGGGATAAAGAGCACATCTCCAGGTTCCAGCACACACTCGTACCGCTTAGCCTTCACAAACTCGGGAAACCGCTTCAAATCTGGCACGTCAATGTCCAGAACCTCAGATTTATCACCTAGAGGgtcaaagtgaaatgaaagatCTCAAACAAtcacaattctttttttaaaaaaaacttgattaaaaaaagatttagtttcatttattttcatctgtcacttttaaacaaatgttgttaGTTCACCTAGATGATCAGTGGGTGGGCAAAAGTCCAGTGCGTGTAATTGAAGAGCACCAGCAGCCGTTAAAACATGGTGACATTTCATTGCTACTTCCATCTGTTATTGTAGTCATATTTTCTAAGACTGAAGGAATATTGGAGTTTCAAGAGTCCCCACATGTGATGCTAAAGGGAGTGACATTTCT
This genomic interval from Solea solea chromosome 2, fSolSol10.1, whole genome shotgun sequence contains the following:
- the lrrfip1a gene encoding titin isoform X3; the protein is MGTQGTGRKRSTKKDKSTAEDDALNLIAREAEARLAAKRAARAEAREIRMKELERQQKEIFQVQKKYYGLNTKLDDRVDNRWGDIEQWMLSDDDERMSVGSRGSVRSDLDAVGAYGGGGASHKKSKKKKKHKHKDKDRNGYDDNYSVISSRSSRLSDESRVSRSSRLDLTSSLLTDDSRASRASRSDLQPTSFTSSDLYNGLSTSRNHGSTYNGYQNYEDSLCSGSRRLTGSSSHPLEYTSYRSSGSRASSRASSARASPVDNCSSVASFLRSTASSSGLTRDLDDVTIPDFPDVEDRDYLEKGSRTASSLTAATLTSLGGTSSRRGSGETALAVDAETSIREIKEIHELKDQIQDVETKYTQNLKEAKDRLTEMEEKYRKAMVSNAQLDNEKNNLMYQVDTLKDSLMELEELLSESRRQYEEKVKEFDREKHTHGVLQFQFNEMKETLKQSEELLNEIHQLRMKQEGFVREISDLQETVEWKDKKIGALERQKEYSDAIRTERDELREEVVTLKDILKKHGIVLGPDLNINGDNGEAEVDGPPSGDSACQPAQDSQISPTEGNSVLGNTEETLLRSCGDEEVDPEQHQEIQKEGAKENQSNSDTLFNVDVSTMEASREEKPTEEQTRSPTVEDSSDESGHNKDLNNDHPITEAKSKVIYIPEIKDIVKSAEENIVDGETPEGGKLETRKPDLVETETKSSGVDTNDDNFGQTCNEQEDKPEDANESTMTNTESCPRQTVVKDSLMDSLLHETISAESNTAPHESENAEEAEDDEADVPSKSQGATAAGKKKKRKRRGKKKVNIQRDGTDKEIDKTQVLKSAEGDNGSTPDPNADSVMENVKESKIEQVENEQDEQKTDEVGAAKAVESNETLCLTDSFKDLRKDHVTRGHDEDQTEAVKEIIVAQCDMVSCMETHKELITEPTKDEQDEEQSLETYKTGKVECITTPPEAPVSTSDRTNTSNRTERTGVLDEKCTDSVDNAVMVSNSDSESIDLAENTASSVDGIIPESTANEQEYSPENKGKETPGAESHGPGNSDVAADLSESTNDPERQHFPPVLPPNADDLTDHLEVGPLSEPLSDPKTLSDDTPILVLDKDPEEATETIKNEEQYGIESEQEDFSSTVDSVSHNSDNSELKPDETQKEELNRDLREPEDAAVSDSSFHDEKGVSCDSASLTKNPDAFDTEKCLLKTEGQNENAVAVDSQILDGKEQAADNPDAFDTENSLLQTEGQDVSVDAGDSQILEGEEQGAENPDVFDTEKSLLQTEGQDVSVDAGDSQILEGEEQGAKNPDVFDTEKSLLQTEGQDVSVDAGDSQILEGEEQGADNPDVFDTEKSLSQTEGQNENAVAVDSQILDGKEQAADNPDAFDTENSLLKIESQDVSVDAGDGQILEGEEQEADNPDVFDTEKSLLQTEGQNENAVAVDSQILDGKEQAADNPDAFDTEKSLLKIEGQDVSVDAGDSQILEGEEQAADNPDAFDTEKSLLKIEGQDVSVDAGDSQILEGEEQGAKNPDVFDTEKSLLQTEGQDVSVDAGESQILEGEEQVAKNPDTFDTEKSLLEAEGQNVSVEAGDNQILEGEEQGAENPAAFDNEKSPLKTEGQDEKNGQVSEGDEKADESNSVSAVETDEINSTDVLSTPDTPEEAAELGSCLEQNPSTGDKGVAEDPNYKMGPNDQESETGLCPVTEQLHEFSKDECKDDSSQPIQQGNEDEDEEGQSFDFDDIDIEAAVEKSISENQEEDMVEEGVEAMSDGSSNGCPELCQSKSKTNESTKSEETGGNNEKSKVDECNQVYSLNTESDTTPQDTQNSLTHEGATSDGDRHMIKEETVLNVGKLDIVENINQATSLPVEEGVDAIKHEMQGDDVVLPKSADQVVSKKDPQHSGKDMKKNSKKGKGKSKEDCKMS
- the lrrfip1a gene encoding titin isoform X6; this encodes MGTQGTGRKRSTKKDKSTAEDDALNLIAREAEARLAAKRAARAEAREIRMKELERQQKEIFQVQKKYYGLNTKLDDRVDNRWGDIEQWMLSDDDERMSVGSRGSVRGASHKKSKKKKKHKHKDKDRNGYDDNYSVISSRSSRLSDESRVSRSSRLDLTSSLLTDDSRASRASRSDLQPTSFTSSDLYNGLSTSRNHGSTYNGYQNYEDSLCSGSRRLTGSSSHPLEYTSYRSSGSRASSRASSARASPVDNCSSVASFLRSTASSSGLTRDLDDVTIPDFPDVEDRDYLEKGSRTASSLTAATLTSLGGTSSRRGSGETALAVDAETSIREIKEIHELKDQIQDVETKYTQNLKEAKDRLTEMEEKYRKAMVSNAQLDNEKNNLMYQVDTLKDSLMELEELLSESRRQYEEKVKEFDREKHTHGVLQFQFNEMKETLKQSEELLNEIHQLRMKQEGFVREISDLQETVEWKDKKIGALERQKEYSDAIRTERDELREEVVTLKDILKKHGIVLGPDLNINGDNGEAEVDGPPSGDSACQPAQDSQISPTEGNSVLGNTEETLLRSCGDEEVDPEQHQEIQKEGAKENQSNSDTLFNVDVSTMEASREEKPTEEQTRSPTVEDSSDESGHNKDLNNDHPITEAKSKVIYIPEIKDIVKSAEENIVDGETPEGGKLETRKPDLVETETKSSGVDTNDDNFGQTCNEQEDKPEDANESTMTNTESCPRQTVVKDSLMDSLLHETISAESNTAPHESENAEEAEDDEADVPSKSQGATAAGKKKKRKRRGKKKVNIQRDGTDKEIDKTQVLKSAEGDNGSTPDPNADSVMENVKESKIEQVENEQDEQKTDEVGAAKAVESNETLCLTDSFKDLRKDHVTRGHDEDQTEAVKEIIVAQCDMVSCMETHKELITEPTKDEQDEEQSLETYKTGKVECITTPPEAPVSTSDRTNTSNRTERTGVLDEKCTDSVDNAVMVSNSDSESIDLAENTASSVDGIIPESTANEQEYSPENKGKETPGAESHGPGNSDVAADLSESTNDPERQHFPPVLPPNADDLTDHLEVGPLSEPLSDPKTLSDDTPILVLDKDPEEATETIKNEEQYGIESEQEDFSSTVDSVSHNSDNSELKPDETQKEELNRDLREPEDAAVSDSSFHDEKGVSCDSASLTKNPDAFDTEKCLLKTEGQNENAVAVDSQILDGKEQAADNPDAFDTENSLLQTEGQDVSVDAGDSQILEGEEQGAENPDVFDTEKSLLQTEGQDVSVDAGDSQILEGEEQGAKNPDVFDTEKSLLQTEGQDVSVDAGDSQILEGEEQGADNPDVFDTEKSLSQTEGQNENAVAVDSQILDGKEQAADNPDAFDTENSLLKIESQDVSVDAGDGQILEGEEQEADNPDVFDTEKSLLQTEGQNENAVAVDSQILDGKEQAADNPDAFDTEKSLLKIEGQDVSVDAGDSQILEGEEQAADNPDAFDTEKSLLKIEGQDVSVDAGDSQILEGEEQGAKNPDVFDTEKSLLQTEGQDVSVDAGESQILEGEEQVAKNPDTFDTEKSLLEAEGQNVSVEAGDNQILEGEEQGAENPAAFDNEKSPLKTEGQDEKNGQVSEGDEKADESNSVSAVETDEINSTDVLSTPDTPEEAAELGSCLEQNPSTGDKGVAEDPNYKMGPNDQESETGLCPVTEQLHEFSKDECKDDSSQPIQQGNEDEDEEGQSFDFDDIDIEAAVEKSISENQEEDMVEEGVEAMSDGSSNGCPELCQSKSKTNESTKSEETGGNNEKSKVDECNQVYSLNTESDTTPQDTQNSLTHEGATSDGDRHMIKEETVLNVGKLDIVENINQATSLPVEEGVDAIKHEMQGDDVVLPKSADQVVSKKDPQHSGKDMKKNSKKGKGKSKEDCKMS